One window of the Triticum dicoccoides isolate Atlit2015 ecotype Zavitan chromosome 3B, WEW_v2.0, whole genome shotgun sequence genome contains the following:
- the LOC119275633 gene encoding ERI1 exoribonuclease 2-like, whose product MAAIMAGRGQGLEQDFNFFVVVDFEATCVKDARIFPQEIIEFPAVLVDGATGRIESAFRRYVRPKHHPVLTQFCRELTGIRQEDVDGGVDLGEALWLHDAWLKAATAGAGNKRRVRLAVVTWGDWDCRTMLEFECRFKGIEKPSYFDQWINLRVPFQAALGGGGRVNLQEAVRAAGLDWEGRLHCGLDDARNTARLLAELMRRGVKITITGSLAPPPPMQKQPARTSPCGGSPALASAPPPIQQQPPRTGPFGGSFALVPAPIQQQLPQPHMISPCGGSSATCLCYCGLANRGGVMQGKCFSGCANWSPAMGPVSPYFAWSN is encoded by the coding sequence ATGGCAGCGATCATGGCGGGGCGCGGGCAGGGGCTGGAGCAAGATTTCAATTTCTTCGTGGTGGTGGACTTCGAGGCGACGTGCGTCAAAGACGCGCGGATCTTCCCGCAGGAAATCATTGAGTTCCCCGCCGTGCTCGTCGACGGCGCCACCGGCCGCATCGAGTCCGCCTTTCGCAGGTACGTTCGTCCCAAACATCACCCTGTGCTGACCCAGTTTTGCAGGGAACTCACCGGCATCCGGCAGGAGGATGTCGACGGCGGCGTGGATCTCGGCGAGGCGCTCTGGCTGCACGACGCTTGGTTgaaggcggcgacggcgggggcagGGAACAAGAGACGCGTCCGCTTGGCCGTTGTGACATGGGGGGACTGGGATTGCCGGACCATGCTCGAGTTCGAGTGTCGCTTCAAGGGCATCGAGAAGCCCTCGTACTTCGATCAGTGGATCAATCTGAGAGTCCCCTTCCAGGCGGCGCTCGGTGGCGGAGGGCGGGTCAACCTGCAGGAAGCGGTCCGGGCGGCGGGGCTGGACTGGGAGGGCCGCCTGCACTGCGGGCTGGATGACGCGCGCAACACCGCGCGGCTGCTTGCTGAGCTCATGCGGCGCGGGGTCAAGATCACCATCACCGGCtcgctggcgccgccgccgccgatgcagAAGCAGCCGGCTCGCACAAGCCCTTGCGGTGGCTCACCGGCGCTAGCGTCGGCGCCGCCGCCGATCCAGCAGCAGCCGCCTCGCACAGGCCCTTTCGGTGGCTCGTTTGCGCTGGTGCCGGCGCCGATCCAGCAGCAGCTGCCGCAGCCTCACATGATAAGCCCCTGCGGTGGCTCCTCTGCGACGTGCTTGTGCTACTGCGGGCTGGCGAACAGAGGAGGCGTGATGCAGGGGAAGTGCTTCTCGGGATGCGCTAACTGGTCGCCGGCCATGGGACCCGTGTCCCCCTACTTCGCCTGGAGCAACTGA